AGATGATAGGTGGGATACGGCGCGGGCCCATGATAAGGAGGGTATCCTCTGGCATGCAGATAAACTTGTGGATGGCGGACTCATGTGGTTCCGTGGGTGTTTTGTATATTGGGGGGATGGCTTTCTTGGGTAGTGTCTCTATGACTGATCTAAGGCCCCGTGGGCGTGGGTAGTCAGTATTCCTTCATTCTGGGCAAGGTCATGGACTGAATGGGATGCATACAATCCTCAAGACCGACGTATAAGCTCGATATAGTCGTTTGGTCCCGCATTATATCATGGGCGATGTGAGCGACAGCGCCGCGGGTGCTGAGTGGGATGTAATGCGGCGTTGAGATGGCCTTTCGGCCTGTGATGGCCAGTTTTCCCAGTCTAGGCGCCATAACTGGCGCAGTGGCATGGTTCAGCAGAGTGAAATTCATCGTCTCGTGGCGTTGTGGGCCTGTATCCAAAGAGGCCATGGTGATGCTGCTGTCAGTTGTCGGATTATTGATCTGGAGATTTCGGCGGAGAAAAGAGTCAACGCGGGGATCTTCTGCTCTCCGCTACTCTCCACGCGCAAGGCATCTGACTTTCTACCCCTTCTCGAAAGTTGATTATATTCGGCTGCTTTGGATCTAGCAATATACACGATGACTCACTCTACGCGACGCGGAGCTCTTATCGTCGTTGAAGGCTTGGATCGCGCTGGCAAATCGAGCCAGTGCGAATGTCTACGCGACGCGCTACAGAAACAGGGCCATTCGGTCAAGTACATTCGATTTCCAGGTATGTTCAATGATTCTGTATATAGAGCTGCAATCTAACCAAGCAGATCGAACGACATCTATCGGAAAGCTGATCAACTCCTACCTCCGCGGCGAATCGCAGCTAGACGACCACTCAATCCACCTTCTGTTCTCTGCCAACCGCTGGGAAATCGCAAGCACTATTGAGGAGAATATAAACAATGGTATCACGATCATCGTAGACCGCTATTCGTATTCCGGTGTCGTCTATACAGCTGCGAAAGCAAACCCCAACCTATCCCTAGAATGGGCATGGCAACCGGAAATCGGATTACCACGACCGGATCTCTGTCTCTTCCTTCGTATATCGCCAGAGGAAGCTGCAAAGCGCGGTGGGTTTGGCGCGGAGAGATATGAGAACCAGCCAATGCAGATTCGTGTGCGTGGGTTGTTCCAGGATCTTTTCGATCGTCAGCGGAGCGAGGATATTCATATCATTGATGCGGGGAGGGCCTTTGATGAGGTTTATCAGGATATCTTGAAGATTGCGACGGACTCGGTTGCACGTGTGGACGTTGTCGGACCTCTAAGAAAACTTGGACCGATTTCTCTTTGATTGGGAAATCAATCGTCTTCGCTGTCCTCTATCACTATCTCCAGTCGCGGGGGGGCTGGCTTTGATCGTGCATTAGGGATTTCTGTGTCGGAATCCGATTCAGAAGCCGGTTCCTCTGTCCAATCCTCGTCAagagcatcatcatcagccgAGTCATCGAAGCTATCTTCTTCCGTTGTCGCGGCACCGGGGACACCCTTTGCATCCGCCCTCCTGTTTTGGTtatctctcctcttcttcctcctcaagATAGCACGCAATTCTTTGTCGCCGCGACGACGAAGCGTCATCTCTTGCATGATCACCGGCCATTTGATGGTCTTCTTACAAGCAGGACATGTACCATGCACTGGGACGAACCTGTCTGGTTCACCGGCGGCAACTAGGAAACTGGCAGATAGACAAGACATATGACTTGTGCAATGACAAGCAGTCTGGGGGCAGACAACCACCAACTCGTCTTTGGGAATCATCCGCCCCTGGCATATTTTACAACGTAGATCTGTAGGATCATCGAGTAAGAGAGCAGCTTTTTCCAGGTATTCATCAATATTCGTATATCTCGTCTGGATATTGTGGACGCTCTCAACCTTGTCACCCTTGTCGGTCTGGTTATGCAGAAGATCACAATCCCCATCCAAGATGATCTGGATATGGCTTGGGAGGGAGTCATCTACACGGTCACTCCAGGCCTTCCATTGTCGATAGACGTCAGCCGAGAAAAACCGTATCCTCAAGGGCCAGTTAGAGAAGTAATTTGATCGTAGTAGGACATGTAAATCCTCCAAATGAGCCTTCATCGACCGCCTAGTCCGACGGCGTTGAGGTTTCGCCTTGCCAGCCGTAACTTCCTCCCCAGTCATCTGCCCCAACCTCGCATGTCTCGAGTCATTCGTGTGTTGCCACGCCCATCTACTCCATCAGCGTCATGCATaccaaacaacaacaaacatGGGGGAATGCGCACTCAAACTGCAACGCCCCGATGCGGCTCATAAACCCCTCCACCAAAATTGTCATCTCCCATGGCCTCAAGTTCCCCCTAGCCGTCCGTTTTGCGCCTCCCTTAGTTGCCCCGTTATGCTGGGTCAGGCGTCTGGATGGATCTGGAGTGGAACCGATATATAGGGAGGCATGACGGACGGTGGAACGGAGGAGATAGCAGGCATAGAATGCAGGAATAGGTTTTGTTTGGTCTTCTTCAGTCATCCTAAAAATACTGGGCACTGGGATAGACAGTGTTGTGTTGAGATAGTTGCTGATCCTTCTTTTGTTGCCATGGGGTCACGTGACCAGTCAATTGGGACCACAAAGCACAAACGTTTAGAATTACTTGAAGTTTGTGAGCTTTTGGGACTTTTGTTATACTCAAGATTATTTTGAATTGTAGTATAGCTCTCCATAGGAATGAACCCTCCTCTACTAGTTGAGGTCATTACAAGAAGGAAATAGCAGCTGACAAGACCCTCGCCACTATATGTATTTTCATTAGCGGCGCTATTCTATGGGTCGATGGAAAAGCTATATTTGTTATACTAAACCATTGCAAATATTATTTGgcaaaagaaagaataatgatgatCTATTGTGGGCGCTTCCTGCACAGGACCATGGTTGAACCTCTACTGGCTGACGACCAAAACGCAGTGAAGATCATACGATTTTGATATCAATCTAATGATGAtttattgatattgatattcCTTTGAGCATGTTAGCCGTCATGATAGCATCTATAATACTGGTAATACTGAGGGGTATGTATTTGATGGAAATTCGTCTGTATAGAACTCGTTACCCGATTTGGAAGTAGGGCCTCGTCtcgctcttcttcccctcttctcttccttttccctgACAAACATGTTCAATGCATCTAAAAGCAATAATCCAGGGCACTGGAGTCCCATGTGTGTTGGAATGATTGGTTAAGCAAAACTATGTATCCATCAGGGCATACAGTCTCTTCGGACTATCGGTCATAGCGCATTGGTTTCAACAATGAAACATAACTGCTGCAAACCAACACACTATACTGGTACACTCGGAAGCAATTGATAGGCCTGATAGACGGGTTCAACCTTCAATTATGTCTCCTAGTCATGGGGCCCTGCTTTGCTATACGGGATAAACTGTTGCACCATTGGCTTATCTAGCCCACAAACAGAGCCATAGATATCACATCACGGACGCTGTACTCTGGTGGATCAGGCCACGTTGAAAGAGGGTAGAAAGGGTTACACTATGAGAAATCAGACAGATATATACAGAATAGTAGTGTATTGTCGACAATCATTGTGAGAAGCTGTCAGATCAGCTGACCATCCCTGGTGTATTGTGACTATTGTAATCCTGATACGCGCATGCCCCGACTAGATCCGAGGACGAACGGATTCAAGTCTGCAAGTGCTGGAAAGCATGGAGAAGCACGGATACAGATAAAATGTAGAGTATACAACATTCTAACCATACGACTAGCGAGAGATATATAAGAATGCAATTGTGATCCAGCTGGGACAGTACCAGTATCAAGTATGTTGCATCACCGTTTGCGGATACAGAGCGGTATTACCGATACCGTTCGCTACCAGCATCTCTTTGGTCTGGTTCCCTTCTTCGCAGGAATTCCACCGAGTCTCTTCGTCTTTTCTATACGAGTCACTGGATTGAGGGTGTATCCCAAGTGTCTCTCGCTCATATTCTATTGTTTATCTCTTGACACTGGTTGACGTCTCCAGATCAGGTACAACAGTCCTCTCTAGATGCCCCATTCTCCACACAAACCCTCTCGGGATCTTCTCATCCCATCATCCGCCGCTCTTCCTACTGCTATTTGCTGCATACGCCCATCACAAATGCATGCTTTTCACTAACCACCGCCTCACTTTCTTCGTTCAAggtctttcttctttctctcaaTCCCTCGTATCGATCATTCCTGCTCAAATCGATCCGCTCAACGAATCCTGCGAACCGTTTGTCGCTTCCGGCCTAAGCTTACTTCGACCACCGTCAATGCGTTAAACGGCTCGCGTCGCATGCTCCTCCCCCTCTCTTCCATCGCCGTTAAATCACGCGCATACGGTCCTTTCCTTCCTTGCTCTTCCCGTCAAAGGTCTCGCGTGTCGCTGTTGAAAGATGGTGGCTCCGGCCTCTACGGGAGGGAATTCGAATGGCGGACAGCCTTCTGCTACGAGCTGTCCGCCCACTCGATCTTCCAGCACTCATCCTTCGCATGCTCATAATGTTCCCTTAAGCGTTCGACGATCTTCTCCCCTCGATTTGTCCACCGTTGAGCGACGAGGCCAACCGACGAACCCCCGTGAACCACCCGTGAAACGTTCCCGCCCCCATGGTTTACAAGAGGCCCCGACCTACTATCCCACCGAGGAGGATTTCAAGGACCCTGTTGCATACATTCGCAAAATTGCGCCAGAGGGAAAGAGATTTGGTATCTGTAGGGTTGTTCCGCCGGAGAATTGGCAGCCTTCATTTGCGATTGACACCGAGGTACGATCTGTCTCCCTTTCTGGTGGTCCCTCTCCCTGCGGTACGGGGTGGAGGGCGAGCTACCTAGGCAAGACTAACGATCTATCTCTCTAATGCAGCGCTTTCACTTTAAAACCCGCAGACAGGAGCTCAACTCAGTCGAAGGAGGTATGCTGCCGCGCCCCATCGTGACTCGTTGCCAGTGTGCTGACTTGGCCTAGGAACCCGTGCGAATTTGAACTACCTCGACCAGCTAGCGAAATTTCACAAGCAGCACGGCACCAACCTCAACCGTTTCCCAAGCGTCGATAAGCGCCCTCTCGATTTATACAAACTGAAAAAGGCCGTCGAGATTCGTGGCGGTTTCGATGCCGTTTGCAAGACGAAAAAATGGGCAGAGATCGGTCGCGACCTAGGCTATAGCGGCAAAATCATGTCCTCCCTCTCCACGTCGCTCAAAAACTCGTACCAAAGATGGCTACAGCCTTACGAAGAATATCTCCGTGTCGCAAAACCCGGGGTACAGCAACAGTTGGAGATGGAGCATGGTGGTCCCTTTACCCCATCCCCTCATCAGTCACCGTTAAACAGAAAGACTTTGCCAATCGACGGTCCTCCACCGCCGCACCAGGGAACCCCCGTACCGACTGCGTCCATGCAAAATACCCCCAAGCCTGTCGAAGCGACTCCCGACAAGCCGACTCCGCCAGCAGAGCCCGCGCCACGCCCCGTCGCATCAGGCTTTACCCCAGTTAATGCCTCGGGTGGATTCACTGCCGTGAACCAGTCTTCTTCGTTTGCTGCTGTGAACAATGGCCCGCCTGTCAAGCGGGAACCTGAGAATGGATCCGCCATTCCCCCAGGTGTCGCCGACCGTACCCAGAGTTCTACTCCTGTTTCGAATGGGCATGGAGAAAATGGTGTGAAACGTGGTGTAAGCCATGACAGTGCTTCGCAGACCGAGAATGGCGATGACGGCGGGAGCGGCCGGCGAAGCAAACGTCTCAAGAAGGGTGGTATGTTGCACTTACGCCTATCCCGCTTATTCCGCTTTAGTGTTGGTTTGTTATTCTTACTCTAATCTTTATGTATCAGATACGCTACCGACTGTTGCTGGTTCTCATATGAGTCTCTTCCGCCCTACTCCGCCCCGTGCCCGCAAGAGCGGTAATGGCAACAAAAAAGCTGGAGATGTACGTCTGTCCAGAAATATTTAAGAAAATTATGTCGTCTTGCTAACTTGCATACAGAAATGTGAGACCTGCGGCAAAGCAGATGACGGTTCCTCCATCCTCGTGTGCGACAGTTGCGAgcttggctatcatggctaTTGTCTTGACCCCCAGGTTACTACTCCTCCTGAGTATGATTGGCACTGTCCGAAGTGCTTGGTTGGTACGGGAGAATTTGGTTTTGAGGAGGGCGGCGTCTACTCATTGAAGCAGTTCCAGGAGAAGGCAAACGAATTTAAGAAGAATTACTTCGCTTCCAAGATGCCGTTTGATCCTGTTCTCAACACCCACCGACGAGAAACCGAAGATGATGTCGAACGCGAGTTTTGGAGATTAGTTGAAAGTTTGACAGAGACCGTCGAGGTCGAGTATGGAGCTGATATCCACTCCACTACTCATGGCAGTGGGTTTCCCACTGTCGAAAGAAATCCCCTCGACCCGTATTCGTTCGATCCTTGGAACTTGAACGTCCTTCCGTTCCACGGTGATTCGCTGTTCCGTCATATCAAGACAGATATCTCAGGGATGACCGTCCCCTGGGTCTATGTCGGCATGTGCTTTTCGACATTTTGCTGGCACAATGAAGATCATTATGCCTACTCGGCCAATTACCAGCATCTTGGTGCCACAAAGACCTGGTATGGAATACCTGGCGCTGAGGCGGCCGCCTTCGAAGAGGCCATGCGCCAGGCAGTCCCGGAGTTATTCGAAGGCCAGCCGGACCTTCTCTTCCAACTGGTTACTCTCATGCCACCAGATCAACTCAGAAAGGCGGGTGTCAACGTCTACGCTGTTGATCAGCGTGCCGGTCAGTTCGTCTTGACCTTCCCGCAAGCGTATCATGCTGGGTTCAACCATGGGTTCAATGTGAACGAAGCCGTCAACTTTGCCCCCATAGATTGGGAGCCTTGGGGTGCGATGGGTGTCGAGCGTCTCCAAGCCTTCCGGAGACACCCCTGCTTCTCGCACGATGAACTGTTGATG
This sequence is a window from Aspergillus chevalieri M1 DNA, chromosome 5, nearly complete sequence. Protein-coding genes within it:
- the SLX1 gene encoding structure-specific endonuclease subunit SLX1 (COG:L;~EggNog:ENOG410PGIA;~InterPro:IPR026850,IPR027520,IPR000305,IPR035901, IPR013083;~PFAM:PF01541,PF11793;~go_component: GO:0033557 - Slx1-Slx4 complex [Evidence IEA];~go_function: GO:0017108 - 5'-flap endonuclease activity [Evidence IEA];~go_process: GO:0006281 - DNA repair [Evidence IEA]), translating into MTEEDQTKPIPAFYACYLLRSTVRHASLYIGSTPDPSRRLTQHNGATKGGAKRTARGNLRPWEMTILVEGFMSRIGALQFEWAWQHTNDSRHARLGQMTGEEVTAGKAKPQRRRTRRSMKAHLEDLHVLLRSNYFSNWPLRIRFFSADVYRQWKAWSDRVDDSLPSHIQIILDGDCDLLHNQTDKGDKVESVHNIQTRYTNIDEYLEKAALLLDDPTDLRCKICQGRMIPKDELVVVCPQTACHCTSHMSCLSASFLVAAGEPDRFVPVHGTCPACKKTIKWPVIMQEMTLRRRGDKELRAILRRKKRRDNQNRRADAKGVPGAATTEEDSFDDSADDDALDEDWTEEPASESDSDTEIPNARSKPAPPRLEIVIEDSEDD
- the CDC8 gene encoding bifunctional thymidylate/uridylate kinase (BUSCO:EOG09261F9G;~COG:F;~EggNog:ENOG410PNUS;~InterPro:IPR027417,IPR039430,IPR018094,IPR018095;~PFAM:PF02223;~go_function: GO:0004798 - thymidylate kinase activity [Evidence IEA];~go_function: GO:0005524 - ATP binding [Evidence IEA];~go_process: GO:0006233 - dTDP biosynthetic process [Evidence IEA]); its protein translation is MTHSTRRGALIVVEGLDRAGKSSQCECLRDALQKQGHSVKYIRFPDRTTSIGKLINSYLRGESQLDDHSIHLLFSANRWEIASTIEENINNGITIIVDRYSYSGVVYTAAKANPNLSLEWAWQPEIGLPRPDLCLFLRISPEEAAKRGGFGAERYENQPMQIRVRGLFQDLFDRQRSEDIHIIDAGRAFDEVYQDILKIATDSVARVDVVGPLRKLGPISL